A stretch of Vigna angularis cultivar LongXiaoDou No.4 chromosome 4, ASM1680809v1, whole genome shotgun sequence DNA encodes these proteins:
- the LOC108322228 gene encoding uncharacterized protein LOC108322228, with product MASLVPGVLLKLLQSMNSNVKVRGEYRSVLLQVISIVPALSGSELWPNQGFFIKVSDSSHSTYVSLSKEDNELILNNKLQLGQFFYVNGIEAGTPVPILVGVRALPGRHPFEGNPKDLMQMLEQSEHPHSDGVNGSKSTDLTEAKENPSSSQKIVIKEEKLGVASRYMQGVLNPNSKLNGVEANIGSKGNDLEMGTDGKKVGSAKGKQLDIKGQVLPMTQTGTRLEAFSPKQDVAQSNIREAVTAPSVRHSSSTKQENLNMNLLSRAKDKSKSTETIPWSSLPAKLLRPGKVILRRKHLASQVVVQAQKEASAATTTVKCLSMFANICSFASSENPHATLSKFFVLQQLMDQPNGTAQLNDKSLQLYRISTPLKEKHKSGTTAGLMPAKSTGKSSKPLTELSGTEKQEWAKGGGMKEINELRELLLNETRSWFLMYLEKTLDAGFSVRSREKSKDSKDVAGRQIEHANNIALTLSHLKHANEWLDNLRSSCNTESEGMVETVDRLKQKVYSCLLVHIDSAALALENRA from the exons ATGGCATCCCTGGTGCCTGGAGTTCTACTGAAGCTTCTTCAGAGTATGAACTCTAACGTAAAAGTACGCGGGGAATATCGCTCTGTTCTTCTGCAGGTGATCAGCATCGTGCCCGCACTATCTGGCTCTGAGTTATGGCCTAACCAAGGGTTCTTCATAAAAGTCTCCGACTCTTCTCACTCAACCTATGTCTCACTTTCGAAGGAAGACAACGAGCTCATATTGAATAATAAGCTGCAGCTTGGGCAGTTCTTTTATGTGAATGGAATTGAGGCTGGCACACCTGTCCCTATTCTTGTTGGTGTTAGAGCACTCCCTGGACGCCATCCTTTTGAAGGCAATCCCAAGGACTTAATGCAGATGTTAGAACAATCAGAGCATCCTCATAGTGATGGAGTTAATGGTTCTAAATCCACGGATTTAACAGAAGCCAAAGAGAACCCAAGTTCAAGTCAGAAGATTGTTATTAAAGAGGAAAAACTAGGTGTTGCATCCAGGTATATGCAGGGTGTTCTGAATCCAAACTCAAAGCTTAACGGGGTAGAGGCAAATATAGGAAGCAAAGGAAATGATCTAGAAATGGGCACAGATGGTAAAAAGGTGGGATCTGCGAAAGGAAAGCAACTAGACATCAAAGGTCAG GTGCTCCCAATGACTCAAACTGGCACTCGACTTGAAGCATTTTCACCAAAGCAAGACGTCGCTCAATCTAACATCCGGGAAGCTGTCACAGCACCTTCTGTGCGACACAGTAGTTCTACTAAACAGGAaaatttgaatatgaatttGTTGTCTCGCGCTAAAGACAAAAGCAAGAGCACTGAGACAATTCCATGGTCTTCTTTGCCAGCCAAGCTTCTCAGGCCCGGAAAG GTTATTCTTAGAAGGAAACATCTAGCATCTCAGGTTGTAGTACAAGCCCAAAAAGAAGCGTCTGCAGCAACAACCACAGTTAAATGCCTGAG TATGTTCGCCAACATCTGCTCTTTCGCATCTTCAGAGAACCCTCATGCCACACTAAGCAAATTTTTTGTTCTCCAACAGCTCATGGACCAGCCAAATGGTACGGCTCAATTGAATGATAAATCACTTCAACTGTACAGAATTTCAACTcccttaaaagaaaaacataaatctgGCACGACAGCAGGTTTGATGCCCGCTAAAAGCACGGGAAAGTCTTCAAAACCTTTGACCGAACTATCAGGGACTGAGAAACAAGAATGGGCCAAGGGGGGTGGTATGAAAGAGATCAACGAGCTGAGAGAGTTACTTTTAAATGAAACAAGATCGTGGTTTCTGATGTATCTGGAAAAGACATTAGATGCTGGATTTTCCGTTAGGTCCCGTGAGAAGAGCAAGGATAGTAAGGATGTTGCAGGGAGACAAATTGAGCACGCCAATAATATAGCTCTAACACTGTCACACCTTAAGCATGCAAACGAGTGGCTGGACAACCTGAGGAGCAGTTGCAACACGGAAAGTGAAGGGATGGTGGAGACTGTTGACAGATTGAAGCAAAAAGTTTATTCTTGTTTGCTTGTACATATTGATTCCGCTGCATTAGCATTGGAGAACCGAGCCTGA
- the LOC108322256 gene encoding uncharacterized protein LOC108322256 isoform X1, whose product MEPFGRGGGGGRGGGGGRGRGHRSQSISRVTNIFLCLKVVVGNEQCGRGRGSEEKKQPQNSSPDSRSDYDSVGMGMAKLNIGDDVDKPSAAAAAVEEGGFDICHPKQPGSVVLKPPLLAQNRERRKSRSSNNNGIGLSLRPGMVFLKGYLSLSDQQKIVERCRELGVGVGGFYQPGYGEGTKMHLKMMCLGKNWDPHTSQYGERRPFDGAKPPHIPPEFQTLVTNALRDSNALVPQNRLPSISPDICIVNFYSQTGRLGLHQDKDESEDSLRRGLPVVSFSIGDSAQFLYGDHRDPDKAEKLQLESGDVLIFGGPSRNVFHGVSAIHPNSAPNLLLQQTNLRPGRLNLTFRQY is encoded by the exons ATGGAACCTTTTGGtcgaggtggtggtggtggtcgaggtggtggtggtggtcgCGGCCGCGGCCATCGCTCTCAATCTATTTCACGGGTAACTAATATTTTCTTGTGTTTGAAG GTTGTTGTTGGCAACGAGCAATGTGGGCGAGGTAGGGGCAGCGAAGAGAAGAAGCAACCGCAGAATTCATCACCTGATTCTCGTTCCGATTATGATTCTGTTGGAATGGGAATGGCAAAGTTAAATATTGGCGATGACGTTGATAAGCCATCAGCAGCAGCCGCAGCAGTAGAAGAGGGAGGGTTCGATATATGTCACCCTAAGCAACCTGGAAGCGTGGTTCTGAAACCTCCATTGCTTGCACAGAACAGAGAAAGGAGAAAATCCCGTAGTAGTAATAACAATGGCATTGGGTTATCGTTGAGGCCTGGGATGGTGTTTCTGAAGGGTTACCTTTCACTGAGCGATCAGCAGAAGATAGTGGAAAGGTGCAGGGAGTTGGGGGTGGGCGTGGGAGGATTCTACCAGCCTGGTTACGGGGAAGGAACCAagatgcatttgaagatgatgtGCCTCGGAAAGAACTGGGATCCTCACACCTCTCAGTACGGAGAACGACGACCATTCGACGGAGCAAAACCCCCCCACATCCCTCCCGAGTTTCAGACATTGGTCACTAATGCACTTCGTGATTCCAACGCCCTCGTTCCTCAAAATCGCCTTCCCTCCATCTCACCCGACATCTGCATTGTCAATTTTTACTCCCAAACTGGCCGTTTGGGTCTTCATCAAGACAAGGATGAAAGTGAAGACTCTCTTCGCCGAGGCTTGCCCGTCGTATCTTTCTCCATCGGAGACTCTGCTCAGTTCCTCTATGGAGATCACAGGGATCCCGACAAGGCAGAGAAACTGCAACTCGAATCTGGGGATGTTTTGATCTTTGGTGGCCCCTCCAGAAATGTATTCCACGGAGTTAGCGCTATTCATCCAAACTCTGCCCCCAACCTCTTGCTGCAACAGACTAATCTACGCCCTGGTCGATTGAATCTCACTTTCAGACAGTACTAA
- the LOC108322256 gene encoding uncharacterized protein LOC108322256 isoform X2: MEPFGRGGGGGRGGGGGRGRGHRSQSISRVVVGNEQCGRGRGSEEKKQPQNSSPDSRSDYDSVGMGMAKLNIGDDVDKPSAAAAAVEEGGFDICHPKQPGSVVLKPPLLAQNRERRKSRSSNNNGIGLSLRPGMVFLKGYLSLSDQQKIVERCRELGVGVGGFYQPGYGEGTKMHLKMMCLGKNWDPHTSQYGERRPFDGAKPPHIPPEFQTLVTNALRDSNALVPQNRLPSISPDICIVNFYSQTGRLGLHQDKDESEDSLRRGLPVVSFSIGDSAQFLYGDHRDPDKAEKLQLESGDVLIFGGPSRNVFHGVSAIHPNSAPNLLLQQTNLRPGRLNLTFRQY, encoded by the exons ATGGAACCTTTTGGtcgaggtggtggtggtggtcgaggtggtggtggtggtcgCGGCCGCGGCCATCGCTCTCAATCTATTTCACGG GTTGTTGTTGGCAACGAGCAATGTGGGCGAGGTAGGGGCAGCGAAGAGAAGAAGCAACCGCAGAATTCATCACCTGATTCTCGTTCCGATTATGATTCTGTTGGAATGGGAATGGCAAAGTTAAATATTGGCGATGACGTTGATAAGCCATCAGCAGCAGCCGCAGCAGTAGAAGAGGGAGGGTTCGATATATGTCACCCTAAGCAACCTGGAAGCGTGGTTCTGAAACCTCCATTGCTTGCACAGAACAGAGAAAGGAGAAAATCCCGTAGTAGTAATAACAATGGCATTGGGTTATCGTTGAGGCCTGGGATGGTGTTTCTGAAGGGTTACCTTTCACTGAGCGATCAGCAGAAGATAGTGGAAAGGTGCAGGGAGTTGGGGGTGGGCGTGGGAGGATTCTACCAGCCTGGTTACGGGGAAGGAACCAagatgcatttgaagatgatgtGCCTCGGAAAGAACTGGGATCCTCACACCTCTCAGTACGGAGAACGACGACCATTCGACGGAGCAAAACCCCCCCACATCCCTCCCGAGTTTCAGACATTGGTCACTAATGCACTTCGTGATTCCAACGCCCTCGTTCCTCAAAATCGCCTTCCCTCCATCTCACCCGACATCTGCATTGTCAATTTTTACTCCCAAACTGGCCGTTTGGGTCTTCATCAAGACAAGGATGAAAGTGAAGACTCTCTTCGCCGAGGCTTGCCCGTCGTATCTTTCTCCATCGGAGACTCTGCTCAGTTCCTCTATGGAGATCACAGGGATCCCGACAAGGCAGAGAAACTGCAACTCGAATCTGGGGATGTTTTGATCTTTGGTGGCCCCTCCAGAAATGTATTCCACGGAGTTAGCGCTATTCATCCAAACTCTGCCCCCAACCTCTTGCTGCAACAGACTAATCTACGCCCTGGTCGATTGAATCTCACTTTCAGACAGTACTAA